The Humulus lupulus chromosome 3, drHumLupu1.1, whole genome shotgun sequence genome window below encodes:
- the LOC133822581 gene encoding putative pentatricopeptide repeat-containing protein At5g13230, mitochondrial isoform X2, translated as MFKLLVKMGCAELGWNLHACIFKLGHDSNAFVATALIDVYSICGLVDIASHVFKGIIFKDMVSWTGMITCYAENECFEDALELFFRMRMVGFKPNNFTFASLLKAYVGLEALDAGQSMHAYVIKSHYQDDKFVGLALLDLYTKSGDIGDACRVFEEMPKTDVVPWSFMIARYAQKDQCDEAIDLFLKMRQALVSPNEFAHASVLQACATKENLVLGKQIHAHVIKVCLDTNVFVSNALMDVYAKCGEIDNSTRLFVESPNINDVSWNTMIVGYVQLGDGEKALSLFSRMLRLQVPATGVTYSSTLRACASISALDPGLQIHSLAVKTIYDKDIAVGNSLIDMYAKCGRIKDARLVFDKLNKQDEVSWNAMISGYSMHGLGAEALELFDMMQKTKCKPSKLTFVGVLSACSNAGLLEQGRTYFNSMTQDYAIEPCIEHYTCMVGLFGRLGHLDMAVKLIEEIPYDPSIMLWRALLGACVIHNDVELGRQSAERILEIDPQDDATHVLLSNLYANAKRWNNVAFVRKSMKKNGVKKELGLSWIENQGMVHYFCVGDNSHSDMKLIRGMLEWLNIKTLKAGYVPNCKAILLQVEEGEKERLLWLHSERLALAFGLIRTPPGSSIRIIKNLRICIDCHAVMKSISKIVKRDIVVRDINRFHNFHDGICSCGDCW; from the coding sequence ATGTTTAAGTTGCTTGTGAAGATGGGATGTGctgagcttggttggaatctccATGCTTGTATCTTTAAGTTGGGTCATGACTCTAATGCTTTTGTTGCAACTGCTCTAATCGATGTCTACTCCATTTGTGGACTTGTTGATATTGCTAGCCATGTTTTCAAAGGGATAATTTTCAAGGATATGGTATCCTGGACTGGAATGATTACTTGTTATGCTGAGAATGAGTGTTTTGAAGATGCACTGGAGCTTTTCTTTAGGATGAGGATGGTTGGTTTCAAGCCAAATAATTTTACTTTTGCTTCCTTGCTTAAGGCCTACGTTGGTCTGGAGGCCTTGGATGCAGGGCAGAGTATGCATGCATATGTTATAAAATCACATTATCAAGACGATAAGTTTGTGGGTCTTGCTTTGCTTGATCTTTACACCAAGTCTGGGGACATAGGTGATGCTTGCCGGGTCTTCGAAGAAATGCCCAAAACTGACGTGGTGCCTTGGAGCTTCATGATTGCGAGATATGCTCAGAAGGACCAGTGTGATGAGGCTATTGATTTGTTCCTTAAGATGAGGCAAGCTTTAGTTTCCCCCAATGAATTTGCACATGCCAGTGTGCTTCAAGCATGTGCTACCAAAGAAAATTTAGTTTTAGGGAAGCAAATTCATGCTCATGTAATCAAGGTTTGTCTTGACACAAATGTTTTTGTTTCAAATGCCCTAATGGATGTCTATGCTAAATGTGGAGAGATAGATAACTCTACGAGACTCTTTGTTGAATCACCGAACATAAATGATGTTAGTTGGAATACAATGATTGTAGGGTATGTGCAGCTAGGGGATGGGGAGAAGGCATTGAGTTTATTTTCTAGGATGCTTAGGTTACAAGTGCCAGCAACAGGTGTCACATACTCTAGTACTCTTCGTGCTTGTGCTAGTATATCAGCTTTGGATCCTGGACTTCAAATTCATTCCTTGGCAGTTAAAACAATATATGACAAGGATATTGCAGTTGGTAATTCTCTGATAGATATGTATGCCAAGTGTGGGAGAATCAAAGATGCCCGCTTGGTGTTTGACAAATTAAACAAACAAGATGAAGTATCATGGAATGCTATGATCTCTGGGTATTCCATGCATGGCCTAGGTGCAGAGGCTCTAGAACTTTTTGATATGATGCAGAAAACAAAGTGTAAACCAAGCAAGTTGACTTTTGTTGGTGTTCTATCAGCATGTAGCAATGCAGGACTATTGGAACAAGGACGAACTTATTTTAATTCTATGACACAAGATTACGCGATTGAGCCATGCATAGAACACTACACTTGCATGGTTGGACTTTTCGGAAGATTAGGTCACCTCGATATGGCTGTGAAATTGATTGAGGAAATTCCATATGACCCTAGCATTATGCTCTGGCGTGCTTTGCTTGGGGCTTGCGTTATTCATAATGATGTTGAACTTGGAAGACAATCTGCTGAGCGAATTCTTGAAATTGATCCCCAAGATGATGCTACACACGTGTTATTGTCAAACTTATATGCCAATGCAAAGAGGTGGAATAATGTTGCTTTTGTAAGGAAAAGCATGAAAAAGAATGGAGTAAAGAAGGAACTAGGCCTAAGTTGGATTGAGAACCAAGGGATGGTTCATTATTTTTGTGTGGGAGACAATTCTCATTCTGATATGAAACTTATTAGAGGGATGCTTGAATGGTTGAACATAAAAACCTTGAAGGCAGGATATGTTCCTAATTGCAAGGCTATTCTACTGCAAGTGGAAGAGGGTGAAAAAGAGCGCCTCTTGTGGTTACACAGTGAGAGGTTGGCTTTAGCATTTGGGCTAATTAGAACACCACCTGGGAGCTCTATACGTATTATTAAAAATCTGCGGATATGCATTGATTGCCATGCTGTAATGAAGTCTATATCGAAGATTGTGAAGAGAGATATTGTTGTCAGAGATATCAACCGGTTCCATAACTTTCACGATGGAATTTGCTCCTGTGGCGACTGCTGGTAA